In Ostrea edulis chromosome 6, xbOstEdul1.1, whole genome shotgun sequence, a single window of DNA contains:
- the LOC130047070 gene encoding DNA damage-regulated autophagy modulator protein 2-like isoform X2 encodes MSKYVRATEECPAPDTSTPDPQRLPGVMSLACLVFLRRRLYLLPLITALWIIMAFFISYGISIKSGSVKPEDFPYISYTAIEAPERCVFGQLINIGAVLLGMNVWVRYLFVKEIFQKRKVKDVTYWQKVNIAGIILGFLSALGISMVANFQTVVQRGPHYVGAGLAFGLGLAYCWLQTRLSWKLRSEKYGHRLVAVTQLINSTALTVFLILFSITKIIYKLNEAKDLKKGLKDTKFTSLRGVYLASTISEWLVATSVLTFALTFIWDFRALVMETPRVNVNFNMIENGGTKASSQKAKEGTDDTNMNSINVRA; translated from the exons ATGTCCAAGTACGTCAG AGCCACGGAGGAGTGCCCCGCCCCTGATACATCCACGCCCGACCCTCAACGGCTACCCGGCGTGATGAGTCTCGCGTGCCTGGTGTTTCTAAGGCGGCGTCTGTATTTGCTGCCGCTGATCACCGCCTTGTGGATCATCATGGCATTCTTCATATC GTACGGCATTTCAATTAAAAGTGGTTCTGTGAAACCTGAGGACTTCCCTTATATCAG CTACACGGCTATTGAGGCTCCTGAACGTTGCGTTTTTGGACAACTCATCAATATTGGAGCTGTGTTAT TGGGTATGAACGTATGGGTGAGGTATCTATTCGTCAAAGAGATATTCCAGAAAAGAAAAGTGAAGGACGTGACATATTGGCAGAAAGTAAACATTGCAGGGATAATCCTAGGATTTCTGTCTGCTCTGGGTATCAGTATGGTAGCCAACTTCCAG ACAGTTGTACAGCGGGGACCTCATTACGTCGGAGCAGGTCTTGCATTCGGTCTTGGGTTGGCTTACTGTTGGCTGCAGACAAGACTGTCATGGAAACTACGCAGCGAGAAGTATGGACATCGACTTGTAGCCGTGACTCAACTTATCAACAGTACCGCTCTAACAGTGTTTCTAATACTGT TCTCTATAACGAAAATAATCTACAAGCTCAATGAAgccaaagatttaaaaaaaggaCTGAAGGACACAAAATTT ACTTCGCTCCGTGGGGTGTACTTAGCGTCTACGATCTCGGAATGGCTGGTGGCGACATCTGTCCTCACATTTGCACTCACGTTTATATGGGATTTCCGGGCACTTGTCATGGAGACACCACGTGtcaatgtcaatttcaacaTGATTGAG AATGGAGGAACTAAAGCTTCGTCACAGAAAGCCAAGGAAGGCACTGACGACACTAACATGAACAGCATTAATGTGAGGGCGTGA
- the LOC130047070 gene encoding DNA damage-regulated autophagy modulator protein 2-like isoform X4, whose amino-acid sequence MSLACLVFLRRRLYLLPLITALWIIMAFFISYGISIKSGSVKPEDFPYISYTAIEAPERCVFGQLINIGAVLLGMNVWVRYLFVKEIFQKRKVKDVTYWQKVNIAGIILGFLSALGISMVANFQTVVQRGPHYVGAGLAFGLGLAYCWLQTRLSWKLRSEKYGHRLVAVTQLINSTALTVFLILFSITKIIYKLNEAKDLKKGLKDTKFTSLRGVYLASTISEWLVATSVLTFALTFIWDFRALVMETPRVNVNFNMIENGGTKASSQKAKEGTDDTNMNSINVRA is encoded by the exons ATGAGTCTCGCGTGCCTGGTGTTTCTAAGGCGGCGTCTGTATTTGCTGCCGCTGATCACCGCCTTGTGGATCATCATGGCATTCTTCATATC GTACGGCATTTCAATTAAAAGTGGTTCTGTGAAACCTGAGGACTTCCCTTATATCAG CTACACGGCTATTGAGGCTCCTGAACGTTGCGTTTTTGGACAACTCATCAATATTGGAGCTGTGTTAT TGGGTATGAACGTATGGGTGAGGTATCTATTCGTCAAAGAGATATTCCAGAAAAGAAAAGTGAAGGACGTGACATATTGGCAGAAAGTAAACATTGCAGGGATAATCCTAGGATTTCTGTCTGCTCTGGGTATCAGTATGGTAGCCAACTTCCAG ACAGTTGTACAGCGGGGACCTCATTACGTCGGAGCAGGTCTTGCATTCGGTCTTGGGTTGGCTTACTGTTGGCTGCAGACAAGACTGTCATGGAAACTACGCAGCGAGAAGTATGGACATCGACTTGTAGCCGTGACTCAACTTATCAACAGTACCGCTCTAACAGTGTTTCTAATACTGT TCTCTATAACGAAAATAATCTACAAGCTCAATGAAgccaaagatttaaaaaaaggaCTGAAGGACACAAAATTT ACTTCGCTCCGTGGGGTGTACTTAGCGTCTACGATCTCGGAATGGCTGGTGGCGACATCTGTCCTCACATTTGCACTCACGTTTATATGGGATTTCCGGGCACTTGTCATGGAGACACCACGTGtcaatgtcaatttcaacaTGATTGAG AATGGAGGAACTAAAGCTTCGTCACAGAAAGCCAAGGAAGGCACTGACGACACTAACATGAACAGCATTAATGTGAGGGCGTGA
- the LOC130047070 gene encoding DNA damage-regulated autophagy modulator protein 2-like isoform X3: MSKATEECPAPDTSTPDPQRLPGVMSLACLVFLRRRLYLLPLITALWIIMAFFISYGISIKSGSVKPEDFPYISYTAIEAPERCVFGQLINIGAVLLGMNVWVRYLFVKEIFQKRKVKDVTYWQKVNIAGIILGFLSALGISMVANFQTVVQRGPHYVGAGLAFGLGLAYCWLQTRLSWKLRSEKYGHRLVAVTQLINSTALTVFLILFSITKIIYKLNEAKDLKKGLKDTKFTSLRGVYLASTISEWLVATSVLTFALTFIWDFRALVMETPRVNVNFNMIENGGTKASSQKAKEGTDDTNMNSINVRA, encoded by the exons ATGTCCAA AGCCACGGAGGAGTGCCCCGCCCCTGATACATCCACGCCCGACCCTCAACGGCTACCCGGCGTGATGAGTCTCGCGTGCCTGGTGTTTCTAAGGCGGCGTCTGTATTTGCTGCCGCTGATCACCGCCTTGTGGATCATCATGGCATTCTTCATATC GTACGGCATTTCAATTAAAAGTGGTTCTGTGAAACCTGAGGACTTCCCTTATATCAG CTACACGGCTATTGAGGCTCCTGAACGTTGCGTTTTTGGACAACTCATCAATATTGGAGCTGTGTTAT TGGGTATGAACGTATGGGTGAGGTATCTATTCGTCAAAGAGATATTCCAGAAAAGAAAAGTGAAGGACGTGACATATTGGCAGAAAGTAAACATTGCAGGGATAATCCTAGGATTTCTGTCTGCTCTGGGTATCAGTATGGTAGCCAACTTCCAG ACAGTTGTACAGCGGGGACCTCATTACGTCGGAGCAGGTCTTGCATTCGGTCTTGGGTTGGCTTACTGTTGGCTGCAGACAAGACTGTCATGGAAACTACGCAGCGAGAAGTATGGACATCGACTTGTAGCCGTGACTCAACTTATCAACAGTACCGCTCTAACAGTGTTTCTAATACTGT TCTCTATAACGAAAATAATCTACAAGCTCAATGAAgccaaagatttaaaaaaaggaCTGAAGGACACAAAATTT ACTTCGCTCCGTGGGGTGTACTTAGCGTCTACGATCTCGGAATGGCTGGTGGCGACATCTGTCCTCACATTTGCACTCACGTTTATATGGGATTTCCGGGCACTTGTCATGGAGACACCACGTGtcaatgtcaatttcaacaTGATTGAG AATGGAGGAACTAAAGCTTCGTCACAGAAAGCCAAGGAAGGCACTGACGACACTAACATGAACAGCATTAATGTGAGGGCGTGA
- the LOC130047070 gene encoding DNA damage-regulated autophagy modulator protein 2-like isoform X1 encodes MSEEEEAKPLRATEECPAPDTSTPDPQRLPGVMSLACLVFLRRRLYLLPLITALWIIMAFFISYGISIKSGSVKPEDFPYISYTAIEAPERCVFGQLINIGAVLLGMNVWVRYLFVKEIFQKRKVKDVTYWQKVNIAGIILGFLSALGISMVANFQTVVQRGPHYVGAGLAFGLGLAYCWLQTRLSWKLRSEKYGHRLVAVTQLINSTALTVFLILFSITKIIYKLNEAKDLKKGLKDTKFTSLRGVYLASTISEWLVATSVLTFALTFIWDFRALVMETPRVNVNFNMIENGGTKASSQKAKEGTDDTNMNSINVRA; translated from the exons ATGTCGGAAGAAGAGGAAGCTAAACCTCTACG AGCCACGGAGGAGTGCCCCGCCCCTGATACATCCACGCCCGACCCTCAACGGCTACCCGGCGTGATGAGTCTCGCGTGCCTGGTGTTTCTAAGGCGGCGTCTGTATTTGCTGCCGCTGATCACCGCCTTGTGGATCATCATGGCATTCTTCATATC GTACGGCATTTCAATTAAAAGTGGTTCTGTGAAACCTGAGGACTTCCCTTATATCAG CTACACGGCTATTGAGGCTCCTGAACGTTGCGTTTTTGGACAACTCATCAATATTGGAGCTGTGTTAT TGGGTATGAACGTATGGGTGAGGTATCTATTCGTCAAAGAGATATTCCAGAAAAGAAAAGTGAAGGACGTGACATATTGGCAGAAAGTAAACATTGCAGGGATAATCCTAGGATTTCTGTCTGCTCTGGGTATCAGTATGGTAGCCAACTTCCAG ACAGTTGTACAGCGGGGACCTCATTACGTCGGAGCAGGTCTTGCATTCGGTCTTGGGTTGGCTTACTGTTGGCTGCAGACAAGACTGTCATGGAAACTACGCAGCGAGAAGTATGGACATCGACTTGTAGCCGTGACTCAACTTATCAACAGTACCGCTCTAACAGTGTTTCTAATACTGT TCTCTATAACGAAAATAATCTACAAGCTCAATGAAgccaaagatttaaaaaaaggaCTGAAGGACACAAAATTT ACTTCGCTCCGTGGGGTGTACTTAGCGTCTACGATCTCGGAATGGCTGGTGGCGACATCTGTCCTCACATTTGCACTCACGTTTATATGGGATTTCCGGGCACTTGTCATGGAGACACCACGTGtcaatgtcaatttcaacaTGATTGAG AATGGAGGAACTAAAGCTTCGTCACAGAAAGCCAAGGAAGGCACTGACGACACTAACATGAACAGCATTAATGTGAGGGCGTGA